One region of Pseudomonas alvandae genomic DNA includes:
- a CDS encoding amino acid permease codes for MTSPTFKDSNGHLAQGFKPRHVTMLSIAGIIGAGLFVGSGHAIAAAGPAVMLAYLFSGLLVVLVMRMLGEMAVARPDTGSFSTYADQAIGRWAGFTIGWLYWWFWVLVIPIEALAAGHVLNQWFPSVDAWLFASVSIIALAVTNLFSVSKYGEFEFWFAMAKVVAIIGFISLGFAVLMGWIPEREASGLSRLMDEYGGFAPNGLSAVVGAFITIMFSFIGTEAVTIAAAESSNPAQNIAKATRSVIWRIGVFYLLSIFVVISVVPWNDPQLASVGSYQRALELMNIPHAKFMVDVVVLIAVASCMNSSIYIASRMLYSLGRRGDAPKAAEVTSAAGVPRAAVIASTVLGLGITVFSYFMPAGLFQFLLASSGAIALLVYLAIAVSQLRMRRKLVRQGVELGFRMWLFPWLTWAVIVFICAALAVMMVTPEHRSEVSTTLGLALVISFIGLVTARQSAQPEEAVSLG; via the coding sequence ATGACCAGCCCGACCTTCAAGGATTCGAACGGCCACCTGGCGCAGGGCTTCAAGCCTCGTCACGTCACCATGCTTTCAATTGCCGGGATTATCGGCGCAGGCCTGTTTGTCGGATCGGGCCATGCCATCGCCGCCGCAGGCCCCGCCGTGATGCTGGCGTATCTTTTTTCCGGCCTGCTGGTGGTGCTCGTCATGCGCATGCTCGGCGAGATGGCGGTGGCGCGGCCGGATACCGGCTCCTTTTCCACCTACGCCGACCAGGCGATCGGGCGCTGGGCCGGCTTCACCATCGGTTGGCTGTATTGGTGGTTCTGGGTACTGGTGATTCCCATCGAGGCACTGGCCGCCGGTCATGTGCTGAACCAATGGTTTCCCTCCGTCGATGCGTGGCTGTTCGCTTCGGTGTCGATCATCGCCTTGGCGGTGACGAACCTGTTCAGCGTCTCCAAATACGGTGAATTCGAGTTCTGGTTCGCCATGGCCAAGGTGGTGGCGATCATCGGTTTCATCTCCCTGGGCTTCGCGGTCTTGATGGGCTGGATTCCCGAGCGCGAGGCCAGCGGCTTGAGTCGCTTGATGGACGAATATGGCGGCTTCGCGCCCAATGGCTTGTCGGCCGTGGTCGGAGCCTTCATCACCATCATGTTCAGCTTCATCGGCACGGAAGCGGTGACCATTGCTGCCGCCGAATCCAGCAACCCCGCACAGAACATTGCCAAGGCCACCCGCTCGGTGATCTGGCGTATCGGCGTTTTCTACCTGCTGTCGATCTTCGTGGTTATTTCCGTGGTGCCGTGGAACGATCCGCAGTTGGCGTCGGTGGGTTCCTATCAACGGGCCTTGGAACTGATGAACATTCCCCATGCCAAGTTCATGGTAGACGTGGTGGTGCTGATCGCCGTGGCCAGTTGCATGAACTCCTCGATCTACATCGCCTCGCGCATGCTCTATTCCCTGGGCCGGCGAGGCGATGCGCCGAAGGCGGCGGAAGTGACCTCGGCCGCTGGGGTACCCAGGGCCGCAGTGATTGCCAGTACGGTGTTGGGGTTGGGCATCACCGTGTTCAGCTATTTCATGCCGGCCGGGTTGTTCCAGTTCCTGCTCGCCAGCTCCGGCGCCATCGCGTTGCTGGTGTACCTGGCGATCGCCGTGTCGCAGTTGCGCATGCGCCGCAAGCTGGTCCGGCAAGGCGTCGAGCTGGGCTTTCGCATGTGGTTGTTCCCGTGGCTCACCTGGGCGGTGATCGTGTTCATCTGCGCGGCCCTGGCGGTGATGATGGTAACGCCCGAGCACCGCAGCGAGGTGAGCACCACCCTTGGCCTGGCCTTGGTCATTTCCTTTATCGGCCTGGTGACGGCGCGGCAATCGGCGCAGCCTGAAGAAGCGGTGTCCCTGGGTTAA
- a CDS encoding response regulator transcription factor, which translates to MNGNSKTHSPGSEGPVVFVLDDDASIRCALSNLLRSVGMRVETFASTAEFLQWPKPDCASCLVLDVRLQGSSGLDFQRQLAASNIRIPIIFITGHGDIEMSVKAMKAGAMDFLAKPFREQDLLDAVSAALQADVKRREVEQQLSGLHARYQTLTAREKEVMALAAKGLMNKQIAGQMNLSEITVKIHRAHAMKKMHAKSFADLVRMAETLGAEPA; encoded by the coding sequence ATGAACGGCAATTCGAAAACTCATTCGCCGGGCAGCGAAGGTCCCGTTGTGTTCGTCCTGGACGACGACGCCTCCATACGATGTGCATTGAGCAACCTCCTGCGCTCTGTCGGCATGCGCGTCGAGACCTTTGCGTCCACCGCCGAGTTTCTCCAATGGCCCAAGCCTGACTGCGCCAGTTGCCTGGTGCTCGATGTCCGATTGCAGGGCAGCAGCGGACTGGATTTCCAGCGCCAGTTGGCGGCATCGAATATCAGGATTCCCATCATCTTTATCACCGGTCACGGCGACATTGAAATGTCCGTCAAGGCGATGAAAGCCGGTGCCATGGATTTCCTGGCCAAACCTTTTCGCGAACAGGACTTGCTGGACGCCGTCTCAGCGGCACTCCAGGCCGACGTCAAGCGAAGGGAAGTCGAGCAGCAACTTTCAGGCCTGCACGCCCGTTACCAGACACTGACGGCCCGCGAGAAAGAAGTCATGGCCCTGGCGGCCAAGGGACTGATGAACAAGCAGATCGCCGGGCAGATGAACCTGAGCGAGATCACCGTGAAAATCCATCGCGCCCACGCCATGAAAAAAATGCATGCCAAGTCGTTCGCCGACTTGGTGCGAATGGCTGAAACCCTCGGCGCAGAGCCTGCTTGA
- a CDS encoding lecithin retinol acyltransferase family protein → MKLTGIAADEFSSLRSIVLICLALVTANVSYRVTEPAQAGVAPEPLHGTKRPGALAVESLKRVDIEALDEVPVGAHLISPRRFYIHHGIYLGAGAVAHYSGFSGALEAGPIEVTDLEHFASGRPVWIVEQPARYPANEVAHRARSRLGENRYSLFANNCEHFCSWCLTGESYSAQVRAYWQRPREFLATITVLNAHFVA, encoded by the coding sequence ATGAAACTGACAGGCATCGCGGCGGATGAATTTTCGTCACTTCGTTCAATAGTGCTTATCTGCCTGGCGTTGGTCACCGCCAACGTCTCCTATCGCGTGACCGAGCCTGCGCAGGCGGGCGTGGCCCCGGAACCCCTCCACGGCACCAAAAGGCCAGGAGCGCTGGCAGTTGAGTCGTTGAAGCGGGTCGATATCGAGGCCCTGGACGAAGTGCCCGTCGGGGCGCATTTGATCAGTCCGCGCCGGTTCTATATCCATCATGGGATTTACCTGGGCGCTGGTGCCGTTGCCCATTATTCGGGATTCAGCGGCGCGCTTGAAGCGGGCCCCATCGAAGTGACCGACCTGGAACATTTCGCCAGTGGCAGGCCCGTGTGGATCGTCGAGCAACCCGCCCGTTATCCGGCCAATGAGGTTGCCCATCGGGCCCGTTCGAGACTGGGTGAAAACCGCTACAGTCTCTTTGCCAACAACTGCGAGCACTTCTGCAGCTGGTGCCTGACCGGGGAGAGCTACAGTGCTCAGGTCCGTGCGTACTGGCAGCGCCCGCGCGAATTCCTGGCAACGATTACCGTGCTGAACGCTCACTTCGTTGCTTGA